TGAGGCTGCGTAAGCCGGTGGACGAAGTGACGGTTTATGTGGAATAGGCCTGATTAGTTTGGAGAGTGGAGTGCAGGTATACCTGCATTCTTTTAATTTAATCAGGATGTGCTTTAGAAGAATTAAGTTCAATCTTGACAAAATATACCGATCGGTATAGACTCCTGGTATGGACAATAAACAGGTATTGCTGGATCGGGCATTGGAACTTTTTAGCCAGCGCGGCTATGACGCAGTTGGTGTGCGTGAGGTAGTCGAAGCTGCTGGCGTGACAAAGCCCACCCTCTATCATTATTTCGAATGCAAGCGCGGGCTGCTGGATTCCTTGTTGCAGCGGGAAGGCACCCCGATGCTGGAGCAGATCCAACGTGCCGCTGATTATCAGCGAGATCTGGTCCTGACCCTGGAAACCATTGCCAGGGCGTATTTCCAATTTGCGCAGGACAATAGAGTCTTTTATCGGCTGCAGATGGCAATGGTTTATGCGCCGCCGGAAAGTGAAGCTAATCAGGCCATCCGAGCTTTCTCAAAAAGACAATATGAGATCCTCGAAGGAGTCTTTATCAAGGCGGCTGAGGACCATGGCAATTTACGCGGTCGTCATAAACGCTACGCGGCAGCTTTGTTAGGGCAGATCAATGTAATGATTGAGCTTTTCCTCAATGACAGCCTTGAGCTGACCAATGAAGTGACCTATCTCACCATCCACCAATTCATGTACGGAATATTCAGCTAAATTATTGAAACTTAAAATGGTAATACATAAAAATCATCTGTATCGATTACTATACCTACCGGTAGTTCATGCGAACAAAAGGAGATTAATTTGACCCAAAACACATTCTGGTGGCAAAACGCTACCTTCTATCATATTTACCCCCTCGGTCTTTGCGGCGCACCCCTGCGGAATGACTTTCAAACGACGAATCGGATTGAGGCGCTCTATCCCTGGCTGGATCATATGCAGAAGTTAGGTATGGATTCTCTTTACCTGGGGCCAGTTTTCCAGTCCTCCAGTCATGGTTATGACACGATCGACTATTACCTGATTGACAGCCGATTGGGTGATAACGATTCATTTGCTCGGTTTGCCGAAGAAATGCACCGGCGGGGGCTGCGGTTGGTGCTGGATGCTGTTTTCAACCACGTTGGCCGTGATTTTTGGGCCTTTAAGGACCTTCAGGCTCACGGTGAGGCGTCCGCCTATAAAGACTGGTTCCATATTCACCGGTTTGGCGGGCAGAGTCCCTTTGGTGATCCCTTTGAATATGAAGGTTGGCAGGGACATTATGGCCTGGTTAAGCTCAATCTGTCTCATCCGCATGTTCGTGCGCACATTTTTGACGCTGTTGGGATGTGGATGGACAGATTTGGTA
This Chloroflexota bacterium DNA region includes the following protein-coding sequences:
- a CDS encoding TetR/AcrR family transcriptional regulator, with amino-acid sequence MDNKQVLLDRALELFSQRGYDAVGVREVVEAAGVTKPTLYHYFECKRGLLDSLLQREGTPMLEQIQRAADYQRDLVLTLETIARAYFQFAQDNRVFYRLQMAMVYAPPESEANQAIRAFSKRQYEILEGVFIKAAEDHGNLRGRHKRYAAALLGQINVMIELFLNDSLELTNEVTYLTIHQFMYGIFS